The sequence below is a genomic window from Blastococcus sp. Marseille-P5729.
TGCAGCCGCTCCAGGGTGCGCCGGGTTCGGCCGTCGGCGCCGATGAGGTCTGCGACCGCGGCGGTGAGCTCGCCCTGCGCGTAGCGGTGGTCCGCGACGACGCCGCGGCACGCGAGGACCCCGGGTTGCTCACCGTCCAGCATCGGAAGAGGTGGGGTGGGTGGTGCGGTGGAAGGGTTCATGAGTCCTCGTCGTCGAGTCTGGCTGGGTGTGCGACCTTCGGCTCAAGCGGACCCATGCGCTCACGTTACCCGTCGATCAGCACCTCCCGATGCGACCACCCACGGACGCGGCAGCCGCCGCACGGAGGCTGCCGCTGCTCGCCGTCTAGCCTGGTGGGATGCCCGCCAGATCGACTGTCGGCCACCTGGTCGCCGCCGCTCATCCCGGCCCGACCGCAGTCGTCACCTCGCTCGCCGCGGTGCTGGGCGCCTCCGCCCGGCTTCCCGCGCGACGCCTGTTGACCCTCACCGGTGCCGTCCTGAGCGGTCAGCTCACCATCGGGTGGTCCAACGACCTCATCGATCATGGACGGGACACACTCTCCGGACGCCGGGACAAGCCGCTGGCGACCGGTGTCCTGTCCCCGCGGGTTGTCCGCTTCGCCATTGGGGTGGCGGCATCGACCTGCGTGGTGCTCTCATCGCTGTGTGGACGCCGCGCCGGGGCGCTCCACGGCGTCCTCGTCGGATCGGGATGGGCTTACAACCTGGGGCTCAAGCAGACCCCCGCATCGTTCGTGCCGTACGCCGTGGCCTTCGGTGCGCTGCCTCAGGTCCCGACGCTGTGCGACGTACCGCCGCGGACGGCGCCGGCCACCAGGTCGGTCGCGGGCGCCCTGCTCGGGATCTCCGCGCACCTGCTCAACGTGCTGCCGGACCTCGCCGACGATCGCCGTACGGGCGTGCACGGCCTGCCCCACCGGCTCAGCGACCGCCAGATCCGTTCCGCGGCGGCGGCCTGCCTCGCGGCCGCCGGCGCCGCGGCGCAGCGGGAGGTTGCGCTCGGACGGTCCGGACGGGCAGCACTCGGCGCAATCACGGGCGGGCTGGGCTCGGTGGTCGCCGTCGGGCGGGGGACCGCCCCCTTCTACGCCGCAGCCGCTGCGGCGCTCGTGGACGCGCTCACGCTGATCGCTGCTGCCCGGAGCGGCGCGGCTGGATCGGGGGCTACGAGGTCCAACCGTCGGCCAGGTAATCGCGAACGACGGGGCCCATCGACTAGGTGAAGGTCACATCCCCGTACAGGATCGAGGGAACGTCGAGCGGCTGGGTGGGCGCCAGGGCGGCGGCTGGATGCCCCTCTGGGAAGTCGAAGGTGATGTCGTCGACGGTGGCCTCGTAGAGGTCGACGAAGACTTCATAGGGTGGGCGGATGAGCGAAAGGGATGCCAGATGACTGAGATGACGCGCGCCGTCGGCGTGATGGAGTTCGGAGGTCCGGAGAAGCTCCAGGTCGTGGAGGTCCCGGTCGGGCACGCTGGCCCCGGTCAGGTGCGGGTACGGGTACACGCGGCCGCCGTGAACCCGACGGACACGTTCATCCCGACCGGCACTCGGGTGCGCCCCAGCGAACAGCCGCGCTTCCCGTACGTACCGGGCATGGACGTCGCGGGTGTCATCGACGAGGTCGGCGATGGCGTCGATACCGGCGTCCAGGTCGGTGACCGCGTGATGGGCATCGTCGTCCCGGACCACGATCATGGCGGTTATCGACAGAGCATCGTGCTGCCGGCCGCCTCGGTCACGCACGCACCGCGGGGTTCGAGCCACCCCGAGGCGGCGTCCCTGCCGATGAACGGCCTGACCGCCCGCCGAGCCCTCGACCTGATGTCGCTCGGCGCCGGAGACGTGCTCGCTGTGACGGGCGCGGCAGGAGCCTTCGGCGGCTACGTCGTCCAGCTGGCCAAGGCCGACGGGCTGACCGTGATCGCCGATGCATCCGAGGCCGATGAGCAACTGGTACGCGAGCTGGGCGCCGACATCGTCGTCCGTCGCGGGGACGACGTCGCGGAGCGCTTCCGAGAGCATTTCCCCGAGGGTATCGACGGCCTCGCGGACGGCGCCCTGTTGCACGAGAAGGTGCTGCCGGCACTGAAGGACGACGGGAAGGTCGTCACCGTACGCTTCTGGAAAGGGAACGGCGAACGCGAGCTGGAGTTCTTTCCCGTGCTGGTGCGCGACTATGCGGAGAACCACGCAGCACTCGACACGCTCCGTCAGCAAGCCGAGGACGGCGTGCTCAGCCTTCGAGTAGCCCAGACCTTCCCTGCCGCGCAGGCCACCGAGGCGCAGCAACTGCTCGGCCGCGGAGGCGTCCGAGGCCGCATCATCCTCGAGTTCTAACGCATTGGCTCGACGGTTGCGCGGGAGGCGGCAGCTGGTCCCTGTGAGGTCAACCGGTCGCGCCCCGCTGCGGCGATCGACAGCAGCGAGCCGGCGGCGAGGACGCCGAGCCCAGCCGCGGCGAGCGCGCCGGCCGGCATCGTCGATGTGGTCACGAGCAGCCAGACGAAGAAGCCGAGCGAGACCAGCGCGGCAGCCAACGCCACAAACCCACCGAGCCAGCCGAGGCCAAGGGCACCGAGCACGGCCAGCAGCACACACCACCCAGCAATGCTGTAGACCGCCACCTGCTCGCCGGACTGCCCACCCAGGGGCCACTCGAAACGCCATGCACGGTAGGCCTGCACCAGGACCGTGACACCGAGTCCGCCCATCACGACCGCCGCCACCCGGCGGCCTTGCGATCCCGAGCACGCCGCGAAGACCGCTCCCAAGATCGCCACGGGAATCAGGACCATCCAGCCCATCACGACGAACCAGTCCAACAGCGGAGGAAGCGAAGCTCCCTCGTCGTCGCGAAAGACACTTGTCGAGTACTCAACGAAGTTGGTGCCCCCGCCCCAGTCGATCACCGTGCACGCGATTCCGATGAGCACCGCTCCGAGCAGGCTCACGACACCGGCAGCGACTCTCACGTGAAACCTCCCCAGTGCGTGCAGTGGAGGCTAGGACACGTTGTCGCCCCACCCCGTTCCCATCGGTACCGCTGACTTAGGTGAGGCCATGGTGAACGACGCTGCCAGCTGGGACGAGCGCTACTTGGAATCGGACCTCGTGTGGTCGATCGAGCCCAACGTCTGGGTGCGCCAGGTCGTCGAGCCGCTCGCCCCTGGCTCGGCGATCGACATCGCGGCCGGTGAAGGCCGGAACGCCTTGTGGATGGTCGAGCGCGGCTGGCGGATGACGGCGCTGGACTACTCGACCCGGAGCAGGTCATCGATTGGGCTGAGCGTGACGCGAGAGTCGAGCGAGCCGAGATCGTTGAGCGGCACGTCGAGGGCCGGGACCGGCCGGCACTCGACACCGTGGTCGTGCTGAGCCGACCGGCGGTCTGAGCGGCCGGCTCACCAGGCTCGCCAACGATGACTCGACATGCCCCCGGCGATCGCGTCGCACACCCAGTTCTCCGCGCTGTCCCGCAGCTCAGTCTCGCTCAGGTGACAGCCGGAGGCGTACCTGAGCTCGGAGATCCGCACGAGGTCGTTGTCCGGGATCCCGTCGTAGCCGGTGCGCACGATCGCCGGCGGCTGGGTGATCGGCCGCGGGGCGCTGCTGTTGAGCAGGTTGCCCTTCCAGTCCGCGGCGTCGTCCGCCAGATACTCGCGCGCGGGTAGGCACAAGGCTGTCGGCCGCAGGCCACTCAGCCCTTCACGCACGGCAAGGCCGCTCAGCCCTTCACGCACACCAAGGTCGTCAGCCGCTCGACCGGCTCGATGAGATCGGTCTGTGCGGCGATCACCTCATCGATGTCCTTGTACGCCGCCGGGATCTCATCCAGCACGCCGGCGTCCTTGCGGCACTCCACGCCCGCGGTCTGGGTAGCCAGATCGCTGGTGTCGAACCGCCGCTTCGCGACATTACGGCTCATCCGACGACCCGCGCCGTGCGATGCAGACGTGTAGGACGCGGGGTTACCCAGCCCGCGGACGACGTACGACCCGGTTCCCATGGAACCCGGAATCAGCCCGAGATCACCCTTGCCCGCGCGAATCGCACCCTTGCGAGTCACGATCAGGTCCACGTCGTCGTACCGCTCGTGCGCCACATAGTTGTGGTGACAGCTGATCTCCTGATCGAAGTGCACCCGGTGCCCGGCGAACTGCTGAACGAGCACCTGCTTGAACAGCGCAAGCATCACGCCGCGCGAACGGGCGGCGTACTCCTGAGCCCAGTGCAGATCGCGCAGGTAGGCCGCCATCTGCGGCGTGCCATCCAGGAACACCGCGAGGTCGCGATCAGGGAGCGCCTCGTTGTGCGCCAGGCCCTTGGCGATCTCGATGTGCCGCTCCGCGAGCTCCTTGCCGATGTTGCGTGAGCCGGAGTGCAGGGTCAGCCAGATGCGGCCGGACTCGTCGGCGCAGAGCTCCACGAAGTGGTTACCGCCGCCGAGCGTGCCGAGCTGGGCGAGTGCCTTCGACTCGCGGCTCTGCACCGAGGGGTGTAGGTCGGCGAACCGCTGCCAGAACTCGTCAAAGCCGCGGTCTTGTCCCAGGCGGCGCAGATCGACCAGGTCGCGGTGCGCCTTGAACCCGACCGGGATGGCCGACTCGAGCGCGCGGCGCAGCGCCCGCAGGCTGTCGGGAAGATCGTCCACGGTCAGCGACGTACGCGCCGCCTCCATGCCACAGCCGATGTCGACACCGACGGTGGACGGCGAGACGGCGTCGCGCATCGCTAGGACCGTGCCGATCGTGGCGCCCTTGCCCAGGTGGGCATCGGGCATGACCCGGACGCCGTGCACCCACGGCAGCCGTGAGACGTTCCGAATCTGCTCCGCTGCGGCAGGCTCGAGGTCGGCCTCGGACAGCCACATCAGCGTGTCCGCCGCGGCGCCATCGAGGTGGGCCGGGAATGCTGCGTTGATCGTCATCACCCTGTTCTCCGACGGCCCGGTTCGGTTGGGCCGGGATTTCCTCTTCTATAGGCAAACCAGACCTGATGACGATAATTCCCCGGGCGGTTGGCGTCGACTGGTTTATCGAGGCCGCAGTACGCGCGGCACCAACCGCAGCCACCCGATCATGCCGAGCAGCTCGACGAGCGACTGCATCACGATGACGACCGCTGTCAGCTCCCAGCCGGCCGGAAGCGACAACGCGACAGGCAGGACGACGAACGAGTTGCGGGTACCGAGGGCGAACGCCAGCGTGCGGGCCTGCGGGCTCGGGAGTCGCACGGCGCGTGACAGCAGGCAGCTCACGATCAGACTCATCACGAGATAGCCGCCAGCGGCGGCCACCACCACGGGAAGCACCGCGGCGGCCGCAACAACCTCGTCGGCATGACCGGCAGCGACCGCGAAGATCACCAGCGCCAGCAGGGGGACAGGCCACCACGCCGCAGCTCTGGCCAGCCGGGCGCGGCGCGCTGCGCGTGCGGTCCAGACCTCCGTCAACGCAGCGAGCGCGAGAGGGCAGAGCACCACCAGCACGGCCGGCCAGATCTGCGCAGCAGACAGCACCCCAGACAGCTCGGCGTCCGCCATCAGCCACAGATATATGGGAAGTAGTGCCAGCTGGACGACGAGACTCACCGGAGTCAGCGCCGTCGCCCGCGCAGCGTCACCACCCGCGAGGTGCGTGAAGGTGATGAACCAGTCCGTGCACGGCACGAGAAGCACGAGCAGGAGACCGAGACGCAACGCGTCGTCGTCCGGCACGACCCGGGTGATCAGCCAGACGATCAACGGCATGATGCCGAAGTTGCCGATCAGGGCTGTGCGGATGAAGCGCCGATCCCGGAAGGCGGCGGGGATCGAGCGCAGCGAGATCTGCAGGAAGGTGGCGTACAGCAGCGCCGCCAGCAGTGGCCAGACCGCAAGCTCCAGCACGTTGGCGGCGCCCGGGGTAGTCAGGCCCACGAGCAGACCCGCAGCCAGACCAGCGAGATAGCACCAGAACTGGTTTCGCTCCAGCCCTTGCTTGCTCACCTGAACCGCTTCCTGTCCGCCCGTTCCTCGATGGCCACTGCCACACCGATGGCCTACGGTACCGACATGGCTTATACGTGGGATCCCGAATATCTGGCCAGCCACACCGAGGAGGCGATCGGCCCGCGGTTGCCGATTATCGACCCGCACCACCACCTCTGGGATGCGCCGGGATTGCAGCCTTACCTGGTCCCGCAGCTGCACGAGGACACCGGTGCGGGCCACGACATCGTCGCGACCGTGTTCATCGACTGCGTCTGGGACTACCGGACCGACGGCCCGCGTGAGCTTCGGGCCCTCGGCGAGACCGAGCGAGCCCTGCGCGCGGCCCGGGAGACCCGCGAATCGGGTGGAGCCGTCATCGGCGGAATCGTGTCGCACGCCGACATGATGCTCGGCGCCGAGGCAGGCCGGGTTCTCGACGCACATGCTGAGGCGGGGGCAGGGCTGTTCCGGGGAATCCGGCACGCGACGGCGTACGCCGACGACCCCGCGGTCCACCGCTCGCACACCAAGCCGGCGCCCGGCATGATGCGCGAGCAGCAGTTTCACGACGGCGTGCGGGAGCTGGCCAAGCGCGGCATGACATTCGATGCGTGGCTGTACCAGCCGCAGATCCCCGAGCTCACCGAGCTCGCGGACGCCGTCCCCGACTGCACGATGGTCCTCGATCACCTCGGCGGCCCGCTCGCCGTGGGCAAGCGGCAGGGTCAGCGGGAGGAGGTCCTCGCCGAGTGGCGGCCGCGGATCGATGAGATCGCGCGATGCGAGAACGTCGTGATCAAGCTCGGCGGCATCGGGATGAAGGTCTTCGGCATGGGCTTCCAGAACAATCCCGTCGCACCGAGCAGCGACGATCTCGTCGCCGCGTGGGGCGAGCCGATCCGGTACGCGATCGAGCGCTTCGGGCCGGAGCGCTGCATGTTCGAGTCGAACTTCCCGGTCGACCGCGAGTCGACCAGCTATGTCGTGCTCTGGAACGCATTCAAGAAGATCGCCTCGCAGTATTCCGAGGCCGAGCAGCGCGCGCTACTGCACGACACCGCCCAACGCGTCTACCGGGTCGACACGACCTGATCCTCCACGCTGTCTGCGGTCGGTCGAGCACCCGGTACGGGCTGGTCGCCCGCGCGTGACGGGCCGGTGTGATTCAAGTAACTTAGGATCACCTTCCGCCGAGCCGAGGAGCCAGCCCCGCATGAGCACCACCGTCGCCGATGTCTTCCGCGCCACCGCCGCCGAGCGGCCCGACCAGATCGCGTTCCGTTCTCTCGAGCGCGACGGAGTACCTGCCGTGCAGTACACCTGGAGCGAGCTACGCCAGACGGTCGACGACCTCGCCAAGGGGCTGCACGAGCTGGGGGTGGACGGCGACCAGCAGATCGCCCTGATGCTGCTCAACCGGCCCGAGTTCCACGTCGCCGACCTGGCCGGCGTAATGCTCGGCGCGGCCACCACGTCGGTGTACGTGACCCTCGCCCCCGAGCAGATCGAGTACCTCCTCAACGACGCCGAGGTCAGCGTGGTCTTCACCGAGCAACTGTTCCTGCCGGTGATCGAGAAGGTGCGCGCGAACGTGCCGTCGATCAAGCACGTCATCGTCGTCGACGGCCAGGGCTCGGACGACGTCCGCACCATGGATCAGGTGATCGAGATGGGCCGAGGGAGCGAGTTCGACATCGACGCCTCGGTGCAGGCGCTCACCCCCGAGACGATCATCACGCTCATCTACACCTCCGGCACGACCGGCAATCCGAAGGGTGTTCAGCTCTCCCACGCCAATGTGCTGGCCGCATTCAAAGGCGCCGAAGGGCGCGCGGTCTTCCCCGATCCGTCGCGCGTCATCAGCTGGTTGCCGGCCGCGCACATCGCCGAGCGGATGGCGCATCACTACCTGCCGCTCAAGTACGGCACGGAGGTCACCACCTGTCCCGACCCACGGCTGGTCGGCGAGTACCTGCCGCAGGTCCGACCCACGTGGTTCTTCGCCGTCCCACGGGTCTGGGAGAAGATGAAGTCCGCGGTGGAGGCGGGCCTGGCCGCCATCCCGGGCGAGCAGGGCGAGCAGGCTCGCGGGGCCCTGCAGGCGGCTATCAAGAAGGTCAAGCTGGAGCAGTCCAAGCAACCGGTGCCGGCGGAGCTGGCCGCGATCGTCGAGAAGGCGGACGCCGCCCTCTTCGCGGGGCTGCGGCAGCGGCTGGGGCTGGACGAGGTCTCGACCGCGAACGTGGGCGCCTCACCGACCCCGCCGGAGGTACTGGAGTTCTTCCACGCGATCGGCGTGCCGGTGTCGGAGATCTGGGGCATGAGCGAGACCGCCGGGCTGGGCGCCTCCAACCCGCCCGAGGACATCCGTATCGGCACCGTCGGCACGGCGCCGGACAACGTGGAGCTGAAGATCGGGGACGACGGCGAGCTGCTGCTCAAGAGTGATGTCGTCATGGTCGGCTACCGCAACCTTCCCGAGCAGAACCGCGACACCGTCGTGGATGGTTGGCTGCACACCGGGGACATCGCGACGATCGACGAGGACGGCTACGTGACCATCGTCGATCGCAAGAAGGAGCTCATCATCAACTCGATGGGCAAGAACATGTCCCCTGCGATGATCGAGTCGCGATTGAAGACGGCTTCGCCGCTGATCGGTCAGGCCGTGGCCATTGGGGACAACCGCCCGTACAACACGGCGCTGATCGTGCTTGACCCCGAGTCGCTGCCGGTATGGGCTGCTGCGCAAGGGATCGAGGGCTCGACTCCCGAAGAGCTCGCGAAGGACGAACGGCTGCTGGCCGCGATCGATGAGGCCGTCCAGGAGGCGAACTCGAAGCTGGCGCGCGTCGAGCAGATCAAGAAGTACACGGTGCTGCCGCACGAGTGGCTTCCCGCCGGAGACGAGTTGACGCCCACGATGAAGCTGCGCCGTCGTCCGATCACCCAGAAGTACCACGACCAGATCGAGGCGATGTACGCCGACGGCTGAGCAGATCCACGAGGCGTTGGCGCCTACGCCACTGATATCGGTGGCATAGGCGCCAACGCTCCGGCCGGACGGCGGACGAGCGCCGAGCAGATACTCCGTCGTTCGGTTAGTTTTGGCTCATGAAGATCACCCACCTTGGACACGCCGCCGTCCTCGTCGAGACCGCCGGGGCCCGAATCCTCATCGACCCCGGCAGCTTCAGCGACCAATGGCATGGGCTCACCGAGCTGGACGCCGTCGTCATCACCCACCAGCACCCCGACCACGTCGATGCCGAGCACGTGCCCGGCCTGCTCGAGGCAAACCCGAGCGCACGCGTGTACTGCGAGCCGTCGGTACCCCAGGCAGTCGACCTGGCCGGCGCCACGGCGCTGCCCAGCGGCGAGCGGGCCACCGTCGGGGCGGTGGAGATCGCGGCGGTCGGTGGCGAGCACGCCATCATCCACCGGGACATCCCAATGATCGGCAATGTCGGCGTGCTCATTCGTGCGGAGGGTGAGCCGACGTTGTTCCACCCCGGCGACTCGCTCGCGGTCTGCCCGGAGGGCGTCGACCTGCTCGCGTTGCCGGTCATGGGCCCCTGGGCGGCGCTGAAGGAGCACATCGACTTCGTGCGTGCCGTCGGTGCGCCGCGCGCCTTCCCGATCCATGACGGCCTGCTCAACGAGCGCGGCTGGGGGCTGTACACATCGCGGACTGCTGACATGTCGGACACCGAGGTGCTCGACTGGCGTGACGGTCAGGCTCACGAGGTCTGAGCGCGCATGCGGCGCCGCACCCTGACCGATCGCGAGGCGCGAGGGCTCGACCTCGTGCTCGTTCTGCTCGCTGCGGTGATGGGTGTCGGACGAGAACTGCTGTTCCCGGGCACCGAACGACGCCTGCTGCAGCCGGCCCTCTGGATCTGCGTCCTCGTCCAGCTGGCCGGCGCCATGACCTTGTGGTGGCGCCGAAGCCACCCCGCTCGCGTTGCGTTCGTGAACGTGGTGCTGAACCTCGTCTCACCGACCCAGGCCTCGCCGATCGCCGCCTACTCACTAGGCGCGCATCTCGGTCTGGGATGGCGGTCGGTACTTGCCTTCGTCGCTGTGCTCGCATCCTGGATGCTGGGGGCCCAGCTATGGAAGCTCGAGGACATGTTCACCGGACCGGTCGTGCTCGTGGCGCTGTTCGTGATCGGGTTGTACGTGACCGCTCGTCGTGCTCTGGTGGACGCGCTCGCTGATCGGGCGGAAAGAGCCGAGCGTGAGCAGGCGTTGCTGGCGGCGCGCGCCGTCGCGGACGAGCGGACAAGGATCGCCCGGGAGATGCATGACCTGATCGCGAACCGGGTGAGCATGATGGTGCTCCAGGCCGGTGCAATCGGTGTCAGCGCGCCGGATCCGGCGGTACGCAGCGCATCCGACCAGCTCCGACAGACGGGGATCCGCACGCTCGATGAGCTTCGCGGCCTGGTGAGCGCGCTGCGGGAGCCGGGTGAGGAGGAGCCGGGGTCGGCCACTGCTCATGCCCAGACCACCGTCATCGACATCGTGGCGGCCGCCCGCCGGGCAGGCCTGGACGTGGACCTGGAGGTGAACGGAGCGCCGCGAGCGATGAGCGACCCGTCTGCTCGCGCCGTGGATCGCATCGTGCAGGAGGGCCTCACGAACGCCGCGAAGCACTCGCCGGGCGCCGCGGTCGAGATCATCGTCAGTCACGACGAGGATCAGAGCCTCGTGCGCGTGCGGAACGAACCGGCCGCAGCCGGTGACGATCGAGGGCTCGGCTCGACCGGCGCGGGGGCCGGCTTGACCGGGCTCCGCGAGCGAGTGCGGCTGCTCGGCGGGACCCTGGAATCGGGGGCGGAGCCGGACGGCGGCTACCTGCTCTCTGCATCGGTGCCGCACCACACGATCTCAGGCCCGCCGAGCCCACGGGGCCGCATCGGCGTTCATGCCAGACGAGGGGACGACGCGTGATCCGGTTGCTGATCGTGGACGACGATCCGATGGTGTGCGGGTACCTGTCGACCATCCTCGAGGATGCCGAGGACATCGAGGTCATCGGCGTGTCCCACGACGGCGCCGCAGCCGTCGACGACGCAGTCCGATTCCGGCCCGACGTCATCCTCATGGACATTCGGATGCCGGGAGTGAACGGCGTGGTAGCCACCCGACGGATCAGCGGACTGAATCTGCCCAGCAAGGTCGTGGCGCTCACCTCGTTCGAGAGTGATGACGCCGTGCTCGGCGCGATGGACGCCGGCGCCACGGGGTTTCTGCTCAAGTCGACGGCGCCGTCCGACCTGATCGCCCTGGTACGCGCTGCGTCCTCGGGCCATTCGGTGCTCGCGCCTGAGGCGACGCGGCGCCTGACGGCGGGGCGGGCCGGTGCTGATCCCGGGATGCGGCAGGCTCTGGGCACCTTGACTCGCAGGGAGCGGGAGGTGCTCGTCCTCATCGGCGAGGGCAGCTCGAACAGCGCGATCGCGGCGCGGCTCGGGTTGTCCGAGGGCACGGTCAAGGGCTACGTGTCGCGGGTGCTCGACAAGCTCGGTTGCCAGAACCGCACCCAGGCCGGGCTGATCGCCCATGCGTACCTACGACGCTGAGGGGTCGACGGTGAGGTTGTCGATCAGCACGGTCTGTCCGCTGCAGGCGGCCCGTACGGCGATACGGGTGACCTGAGCCAGATCGATGCCGGCCAGACTGGCCAGCGGCGCGGTGCTCGTCTGCAGCACCGGTTCTACTAGGGCGCCCGGTTGCATCCAGCCTGCCTTGAGAGTGTCGCCGGCGATCGGCGGGGGAGCCCCGCCGGGCAAGTCTGCGGTGGCCTCGTTACCCGCGGCGTCCGTCACGACGAGCTGCACCGGAACCAGCTCCTCGCCCGAGTCGACTGCCGCGTCGACGCTCACTGTTCCTGCGGCGGGAAGGGTGAGCGGCGCGGGCAGCTCGACAGCGACCTCGACCGTGTCAGATCCCTTGCACGTCACGGAAACGACGCGATTGTCACCCGCTCCCCACCGAAGCTCCACTGGCCCTTCATCCCACGACCCTCCGCCGCTGGTCACGACGGAGGCGCCGTCGAGCGTGGCAGTCTCCTCGACGTCGTCCTCCTGCCCGGTGAGCAGCTCGATCGATCCGCCTGCCGCGTACTGCGAGATGTAGCGCGTCTCCGGCAGCCACTGCGAGCCGGCGCGGTAGTCCTCCAGCAGCGCGCTCTGGTCGTTGTCGAGCAGGGTCGTCTCGACGAAGGCGGTCACATATCCCAACGCGACCGTGCGCTGCTCCTCGGGCTCGATCAGTGCGCCGGTGTCGATGAACATCTTCGGCAGCCCGTACCCGATGTCGCGGCGCCCCCAGAGGGTGTTGAACTGGGTGTGGTTGGCTCCTCCGACGTAGAGCAACGCCTTGAGCTGGCCGCCGCCAGGCGTCGTACGCGCGTACTGGCTGCTTCCGCCGAAGCTGGCAACGTCGGCGTCGTGGCTGCCCTGGATCACCAGATAGCTGACGTCGGAGAGGTAGACCTTCTCGCCGTCCGGCTGGTACTGGCCGTCGGACGGCGCGAGAGCGACGACCGCCTCGATGGCGAACCCGTAGTCGACAGCGTGCGACGGATGGTCCGGTAAGGCGCCCAGGTCGTTGATGGCGGAGGCCACCGCGACCGCCTCACCTCCTCGGGAATGCCCCAGCAGCGCGACGCGGGAGAGGTCGACCTTCCCGCTCAACGGCCCGAGATCCGTCGGCTGGTCGCGCAGCATGACGAGATGCTCCAGCGCGAGGACCGCCCTCGCCACCTCGGCGCCGCCGATGCCGCCGCCGGA
It includes:
- a CDS encoding long-chain fatty acid--CoA ligase produces the protein MSTTVADVFRATAAERPDQIAFRSLERDGVPAVQYTWSELRQTVDDLAKGLHELGVDGDQQIALMLLNRPEFHVADLAGVMLGAATTSVYVTLAPEQIEYLLNDAEVSVVFTEQLFLPVIEKVRANVPSIKHVIVVDGQGSDDVRTMDQVIEMGRGSEFDIDASVQALTPETIITLIYTSGTTGNPKGVQLSHANVLAAFKGAEGRAVFPDPSRVISWLPAAHIAERMAHHYLPLKYGTEVTTCPDPRLVGEYLPQVRPTWFFAVPRVWEKMKSAVEAGLAAIPGEQGEQARGALQAAIKKVKLEQSKQPVPAELAAIVEKADAALFAGLRQRLGLDEVSTANVGASPTPPEVLEFFHAIGVPVSEIWGMSETAGLGASNPPEDIRIGTVGTAPDNVELKIGDDGELLLKSDVVMVGYRNLPEQNRDTVVDGWLHTGDIATIDEDGYVTIVDRKKELIINSMGKNMSPAMIESRLKTASPLIGQAVAIGDNRPYNTALIVLDPESLPVWAAAQGIEGSTPEELAKDERLLAAIDEAVQEANSKLARVEQIKKYTVLPHEWLPAGDELTPTMKLRRRPITQKYHDQIEAMYADG
- a CDS encoding MBL fold metallo-hydrolase; its protein translation is MKITHLGHAAVLVETAGARILIDPGSFSDQWHGLTELDAVVITHQHPDHVDAEHVPGLLEANPSARVYCEPSVPQAVDLAGATALPSGERATVGAVEIAAVGGEHAIIHRDIPMIGNVGVLIRAEGEPTLFHPGDSLAVCPEGVDLLALPVMGPWAALKEHIDFVRAVGAPRAFPIHDGLLNERGWGLYTSRTADMSDTEVLDWRDGQAHEV
- a CDS encoding RtcB family protein; the encoded protein is MTINAAFPAHLDGAAADTLMWLSEADLEPAAAEQIRNVSRLPWVHGVRVMPDAHLGKGATIGTVLAMRDAVSPSTVGVDIGCGMEAARTSLTVDDLPDSLRALRRALESAIPVGFKAHRDLVDLRRLGQDRGFDEFWQRFADLHPSVQSRESKALAQLGTLGGGNHFVELCADESGRIWLTLHSGSRNIGKELAERHIEIAKGLAHNEALPDRDLAVFLDGTPQMAAYLRDLHWAQEYAARSRGVMLALFKQVLVQQFAGHRVHFDQEISCHHNYVAHERYDDVDLIVTRKGAIRAGKGDLGLIPGSMGTGSYVVRGLGNPASYTSASHGAGRRMSRNVAKRRFDTSDLATQTAGVECRKDAGVLDEIPAAYKDIDEVIAAQTDLIEPVERLTTLVCVKG
- a CDS encoding UbiA family prenyltransferase, giving the protein MPARSTVGHLVAAAHPGPTAVVTSLAAVLGASARLPARRLLTLTGAVLSGQLTIGWSNDLIDHGRDTLSGRRDKPLATGVLSPRVVRFAIGVAASTCVVLSSLCGRRAGALHGVLVGSGWAYNLGLKQTPASFVPYAVAFGALPQVPTLCDVPPRTAPATRSVAGALLGISAHLLNVLPDLADDRRTGVHGLPHRLSDRQIRSAAAACLAAAGAAAQREVALGRSGRAALGAITGGLGSVVAVGRGTAPFYAAAAAALVDALTLIAAARSGAAGSGATRSNRRPGNRERRGPSTR
- a CDS encoding amidohydrolase, with protein sequence MAYTWDPEYLASHTEEAIGPRLPIIDPHHHLWDAPGLQPYLVPQLHEDTGAGHDIVATVFIDCVWDYRTDGPRELRALGETERALRAARETRESGGAVIGGIVSHADMMLGAEAGRVLDAHAEAGAGLFRGIRHATAYADDPAVHRSHTKPAPGMMREQQFHDGVRELAKRGMTFDAWLYQPQIPELTELADAVPDCTMVLDHLGGPLAVGKRQGQREEVLAEWRPRIDEIARCENVVIKLGGIGMKVFGMGFQNNPVAPSSDDLVAAWGEPIRYAIERFGPERCMFESNFPVDRESTSYVVLWNAFKKIASQYSEAEQRALLHDTAQRVYRVDTT
- a CDS encoding NADP-dependent oxidoreductase: MTEMTRAVGVMEFGGPEKLQVVEVPVGHAGPGQVRVRVHAAAVNPTDTFIPTGTRVRPSEQPRFPYVPGMDVAGVIDEVGDGVDTGVQVGDRVMGIVVPDHDHGGYRQSIVLPAASVTHAPRGSSHPEAASLPMNGLTARRALDLMSLGAGDVLAVTGAAGAFGGYVVQLAKADGLTVIADASEADEQLVRELGADIVVRRGDDVAERFREHFPEGIDGLADGALLHEKVLPALKDDGKVVTVRFWKGNGERELEFFPVLVRDYAENHAALDTLRQQAEDGVLSLRVAQTFPAAQATEAQQLLGRGGVRGRIILEF
- a CDS encoding arsenic resistance protein, whose translation is MSKQGLERNQFWCYLAGLAAGLLVGLTTPGAANVLELAVWPLLAALLYATFLQISLRSIPAAFRDRRFIRTALIGNFGIMPLIVWLITRVVPDDDALRLGLLLVLLVPCTDWFITFTHLAGGDAARATALTPVSLVVQLALLPIYLWLMADAELSGVLSAAQIWPAVLVVLCPLALAALTEVWTARAARRARLARAAAWWPVPLLALVIFAVAAGHADEVVAAAAVLPVVVAAAGGYLVMSLIVSCLLSRAVRLPSPQARTLAFALGTRNSFVVLPVALSLPAGWELTAVVIVMQSLVELLGMIGWLRLVPRVLRPR
- a CDS encoding sensor histidine kinase — translated: MRRRTLTDREARGLDLVLVLLAAVMGVGRELLFPGTERRLLQPALWICVLVQLAGAMTLWWRRSHPARVAFVNVVLNLVSPTQASPIAAYSLGAHLGLGWRSVLAFVAVLASWMLGAQLWKLEDMFTGPVVLVALFVIGLYVTARRALVDALADRAERAEREQALLAARAVADERTRIAREMHDLIANRVSMMVLQAGAIGVSAPDPAVRSASDQLRQTGIRTLDELRGLVSALREPGEEEPGSATAHAQTTVIDIVAAARRAGLDVDLEVNGAPRAMSDPSARAVDRIVQEGLTNAAKHSPGAAVEIIVSHDEDQSLVRVRNEPAAAGDDRGLGSTGAGAGLTGLRERVRLLGGTLESGAEPDGGYLLSASVPHHTISGPPSPRGRIGVHARRGDDA